ATCCGATGGGACCGCTGCTGCTGCGTCGAGACATACTCGAACATGAATAACGTCAACGCCAGAAATGCCACGACGTTATAGATCAACGACCCGATCATGCCGGAAGGCACCACTAAGAAGGCCGCCGTTAGGAGCAGCAGCAACACCACACAGCTCATCGCCACCTTGGTTGCCCGGCTCACGTCCTGGCCGGCGCTTCGATTGACCATCGTCAACCCCAGCGAGAGGAACAAGAGGATCGCCACGATGTTGAGCAGCCAGGTTCCAATTTCCGTAAGCGTCGTGAAGGTCGGAGTGATCCATGGATGCGCGACCGCCATCTTGCTCAGATGCATTCCCAGCCGAGAGACCAGACGATAGAGCACCAGCTCAAGGAATGAGGTCAGCAGGACGAGCTTGATCGTATATTCGAACATCGGGCCGTAATCGCTGATCCGGCCTGAAATCCGATCACTCATCGTCGCGCTTTTCATGCCCCTCGTACACTCCAACCAGCAAGGGTTTGATTATAGCTGTCGCAAAAAAACAGGGTCAATGCCGGGCCGCTGCCACCGTCCGAGGATACACGGACACACTGACCGGCTACGGCGTTTCGACGGGCTGCGCCTTTTCATGGGCGATATAGAGCAATCCGTCCGCCATCGAGTAATTGAACGGCAATTCACACACCACTTCACTCACCCGTTCATACACATGCTGATAGAGCTTCTCTGACTCGTCCGGCGTCATCCCCTCTTGCACCTCATAAAAGAATCCCAGACTCAAATCTTCGGCAGAGGGCCGCATGATTCTGCGTATCCCATATCCCCCAGGATCGCTCATGATCGGAGCTTCCTTTTCAAGATCGAACAGGCAGGGTTGGCAGGAGAATCCGAACGACTCGTGCAGCTTCTTGTTCTCCACGATGAAATTCATCGTTTCCAGCGCTTCTTCTTCCTTCTCCGTGGGAAATCCGACAATGATGTAACAGTGCACCGCAATGCCCAGGTCCACGCAGTCGTCGGCAATTCGCCGAACCCACTCTTGCTTGATGCCCTTCTTCATGAAATCCATAATGCGCTGATTGAAGGACTCCAAGCCGAACACGATCTTGAGACAACCGGCGTCACGCATGGACGTCAGAAGTTCGCGGGAGAGGTTCTTTTCGAACCGCATTTCACAGGTCCACTTGATATCCAGCTTCTGCTCAGTCATCTGCTGGCAAAGCCGCTTCGTGGGAGCCAGCGCAAAACATTCATCGGTAAAAAAGAAATTCTGCGCCCCATACCGCTGCTTGAGCCATTTCAGCTCTTCAATCGTCCGGCCCGGCTCCTTCTGCCGAAAATTCTGGTGATCAAGCGTCAGGGCGCAGAACGCGCAATCTTTGTAGTAGCACCCGCGCGAAAACTGAACCGGCAAGACCGGCTCCGGCGAGAGATATTTGTCGAGCGGAAACCCATCATAGTTCGGTGCCGGCAACTGGTTCACATTCTCAGAGTAGAACGGCTGGTTGACCGTGATTTTTCCATTCTGGCGATAGATTAGATTCGGCACCTTGCTGAAATCTTTTTTGCCGGCCATCTGATTGACCAGCTCCAGCAACGCCGTCTCTCCCTCAAACACCACAATGTCGTCGGTGATATCGAACAGGCTCGGGCAACGACGAATATTATCGACCAAGCGGGTAAAGATGCTTCCCCCGATCGTAATATGCAGGTCCGGAGCTGCTTCCTTGATCAATCGGCATAGCGTCAGGCCAGGAATAATCTGCGACGTGGCCGTAATCGACACGCCGATCAGATCCGGACGATCGTTCACGATGGACGGAATAAATTTGTCGCGGAATAGGCTGATATAGGGATTCTGAGCTTCATCTCGAATGACCTTCATAAGATCTTTCGAGGAATAGATCGAATAATTGCTGAACTGATTATCCACAACCGTCAATCGGGTTGGGAAATATACCGACGACACCAGCTCCAGCCATTTATCGATCATAAAGAGACTGCCGCGGTAGGCATCGAGGTCGTAAAACGCCTCGCTGCGCAGCGTCTCTTTGGCCAGCTCCACGCGATCAATCAAATAGGGAAATCGGTCGAGCGACTCCGCAATCTTAGCGGCATGCTCACGACTTCCAGGGCCACTCTCTCCGATCGTACTTCGCTCCAATTCCCGCTGCTTCGCGAGCAATTGCTCATGCACCTCCGCTCCAAATGAGCGGGTCAGCAGTTGGTCAAGCAGCTCAATTCCGAGATCCCGCTGAGAGACGTCTTTCACGCCGCCCTGATGCAGAAATCCGGTGAGAGAGGGAAGACTGAGATACGGTTGAGAGGGATGCCAGGTAGGCGGAAACAACAACGAGACTTTCATGGAAACCACTTTCTAATATCTTCGGAAAATCAGATAGTTTCGAATGATTTCACTCACCGTTTATACACTCCCGTCTTCTTCATTTGCAACCCTGCTGTAGCACACTCTGCGAGATAGAGAGAGACCTGCCTCACGGGCCCGCAGCACCCGCGCAAAAAGAAAAAGCCCCGGGTCAATTCGCCATTCACATAGCGCAGACCCGGGGCCATTTTCTCACTTTACCTCAACGCATTCAGCGATGAGCGATGGTCTCTCGCGAGACCGCTTCACTCACGGAAGCTTGAGCGTGAACCAAGTGGAGAGCGCCTTCATACCGTTGCGCTCAATGTTGTTTCCATCCCAGACTGCAAAGGCGATGGGCACAGACATTCCCGGCTTGAACTGCGTGTCGTTCGGATCGCTGGTCTCCAGGCTGCGCTTGATAACCACGCGCCAGGTCGGACCAGTGTAACCGCCACCCTTGACGGAGCCTGACGGCTCCCACACACCGTTCCCGAGCACATCCTGATGGGCCTGGGTGGTGAGGGTGCTGAATCCGTTGGCATTCAAGTCTTCAACCGAGCTCACGCGGAGCGTCGGGTCTGACATGATGTTACCGGACCAGATACCTGAATTGAATGGTCCAAGGCTCCGACCGATCCGATCAGGATAGGTCACGCCACCGGCCGGCTCTTCGAAATAGTAGTCCCAGAAAATGCCTGGGTACTGATCGTCCACGTCCCACATACCCGCGCTGTCCTTACCAAGATCCTTCTGCCATTCCGCGTTCCACCGCCAGATGTTGGTGGTTCCGCCGGACTGACCCATGCACTGGAACGGTGGCGCACCTGATGTGGTCACCGGGAACATGATCGCAGCCTGGTCGCGGAAATCCTGCGGACCAATGGCTGTGTCATTCTTGGTCTGATCGCTCCACTCTACACGCAGGCCGAGCTCCTTACCGTTGCTCATCGCCTTCACGAACATCGACTTGACGGAAATGTTCGGGTGCATAGGTGTCGTGATCAGCTGACCGCTCAATGGAACGATTACACCAGGGACGCTCTCCCACAAGGGGTTGGCGCCATCCATGGGAATCGGTCCCTTGACTGCCTTCGCCGGGATCGTCACCGGCTGGCTGACGGCCAAGGGCACTTGCCCGATCGTCAGCATGACGCCGACGACGAGGGCAGAGAGCAGAATGCTAAACACCAATTTCTTGTTGGTCGTCTGCACAACTCTCATACAGCAAATCCCTCCTCTCAAATTAATGATTAAATAACATCGCCCAAAATAACTGCCGTATAACTACCGTCGAGAAAACGAGAAATAATTGCTCGGAACCT
Above is a window of Nitrospira lenta DNA encoding:
- a CDS encoding B12-binding domain-containing radical SAM protein; translated protein: MKVSLLFPPTWHPSQPYLSLPSLTGFLHQGGVKDVSQRDLGIELLDQLLTRSFGAEVHEQLLAKQRELERSTIGESGPGSREHAAKIAESLDRFPYLIDRVELAKETLRSEAFYDLDAYRGSLFMIDKWLELVSSVYFPTRLTVVDNQFSNYSIYSSKDLMKVIRDEAQNPYISLFRDKFIPSIVNDRPDLIGVSITATSQIIPGLTLCRLIKEAAPDLHITIGGSIFTRLVDNIRRCPSLFDITDDIVVFEGETALLELVNQMAGKKDFSKVPNLIYRQNGKITVNQPFYSENVNQLPAPNYDGFPLDKYLSPEPVLPVQFSRGCYYKDCAFCALTLDHQNFRQKEPGRTIEELKWLKQRYGAQNFFFTDECFALAPTKRLCQQMTEQKLDIKWTCEMRFEKNLSRELLTSMRDAGCLKIVFGLESFNQRIMDFMKKGIKQEWVRRIADDCVDLGIAVHCYIIVGFPTEKEEEALETMNFIVENKKLHESFGFSCQPCLFDLEKEAPIMSDPGGYGIRRIMRPSAEDLSLGFFYEVQEGMTPDESEKLYQHVYERVSEVVCELPFNYSMADGLLYIAHEKAQPVETP
- a CDS encoding ethylbenzene dehydrogenase-related protein codes for the protein MRVVQTTNKKLVFSILLSALVVGVMLTIGQVPLAVSQPVTIPAKAVKGPIPMDGANPLWESVPGVIVPLSGQLITTPMHPNISVKSMFVKAMSNGKELGLRVEWSDQTKNDTAIGPQDFRDQAAIMFPVTTSGAPPFQCMGQSGGTTNIWRWNAEWQKDLGKDSAGMWDVDDQYPGIFWDYYFEEPAGGVTYPDRIGRSLGPFNSGIWSGNIMSDPTLRVSSVEDLNANGFSTLTTQAHQDVLGNGVWEPSGSVKGGGYTGPTWRVVIKRSLETSDPNDTQFKPGMSVPIAFAVWDGNNIERNGMKALSTWFTLKLP